One Candidatus Sulfurimonas baltica DNA segment encodes these proteins:
- a CDS encoding ABC transporter permease, giving the protein MFNLALKNIIFYKGRSITTAVLTFVSAMLFVVFVSWQDGSHNSMLENSLKIYTGAIEIYHKDYRDIGGNEYLIQDAKNITDKLSKIEAIEIFSTRYETYGLLSSKEYSAASMIGGVEPSKEIVLSSLYSALREGEFLSENSGNCLYMGTELVKKLRLHVGDEVSFIGGASDDSFAADIFKLCGVFKTGSFEFDGSSSFIARSYFDKLMYAQNKASYITIKLKNLDDIDAVNSEILNVLNDENLESLTWKTLMKTMVEAMEVDSVFGYISLSLFLVVIFFVIMIYGFVNVSSRIKEFGVLRCIGLSKSNIFLLLFYEILILSSVAIILAVPIAGYICYYFELNPVVIEGIAEMYKDYGIVSDEIPFDFNMFTISWNIGVIYILNFLSILYPYMYINSFEPIEATRHV; this is encoded by the coding sequence ATGTTTAACTTAGCGCTCAAAAATATTATTTTTTACAAGGGTCGTTCCATAACGACAGCCGTTTTGACTTTTGTATCTGCTATGCTTTTTGTAGTCTTTGTATCATGGCAAGATGGCTCCCACAACTCTATGCTTGAAAACTCACTTAAAATATATACTGGTGCAATTGAGATATACCATAAAGATTATCGAGATATCGGTGGTAATGAGTATCTTATACAAGATGCCAAAAACATCACCGACAAACTCTCAAAAATAGAGGCCATTGAGATATTTAGTACGAGATATGAGACTTACGGTCTGCTATCAAGCAAAGAGTACTCGGCAGCTTCTATGATAGGGGGTGTGGAACCATCAAAAGAGATAGTCTTAAGTTCATTATACTCAGCTCTAAGAGAGGGTGAGTTTTTGAGTGAAAACTCAGGAAACTGTCTATATATGGGTACAGAGTTGGTTAAAAAACTTCGCCTACATGTAGGTGATGAAGTTAGCTTTATCGGGGGTGCAAGTGATGATTCCTTTGCTGCAGATATCTTTAAACTCTGCGGGGTTTTTAAAACAGGTTCATTTGAGTTTGACGGGAGTTCTTCTTTTATAGCCAGAAGCTATTTTGACAAGCTTATGTATGCGCAGAACAAAGCTTCATATATAACAATTAAGTTGAAAAATCTTGATGATATAGATGCTGTAAACAGTGAGATATTAAATGTTTTAAATGATGAAAACCTTGAGTCTCTTACATGGAAAACTCTTATGAAGACAATGGTTGAGGCTATGGAAGTTGACAGTGTCTTTGGGTATATCTCTTTGTCACTTTTTCTTGTCGTAATATTTTTTGTGATTATGATTTACGGCTTTGTAAATGTTAGTTCGCGCATAAAAGAGTTTGGGGTTCTTAGATGCATAGGGTTATCAAAATCAAATATATTTTTATTGCTCTTTTATGAGATATTAATACTTTCCAGCGTTGCCATCATCCTAGCCGTACCCATAGCTGGTTATATCTGCTACTATTTTGAATTAAACCCTGTTGTTATCGAGGGGATTGCCGAGATGTACAAGGATTACGGGATAGTTTCAGATGAGATACCGTTTGACTTCAATATGTTTACTATATCTTGGAATATAGGAGTCATATATATACTTAACTTTTTGAGCATTTTATACCCCTACATGTACATAAACTCATTTGAACCGATTGAGGCGACAAGACATGTATAA
- a CDS encoding outer membrane lipoprotein-sorting protein produces the protein MKKTFLLFFAFAILLVADEAHEIMQKVDNNIRGKNIYMKINMKVVSLLHERNMQMETWSQGSKKSFVKVLYPPKDKGITFLSLDNQMWQYVPKIERTIKIPPSMMLQKWMGSDITNDDMVKQSSIVDDYNPKIIKKDGNIVTMELIPKEDAAVVWGKIVSQIDTSTYTSKKDIFYDENIEEVRVFIYKDIKKYGEYYLPTYWRVQSVDKTDNYTEITLDNVKYDMDISEQYFKKSALKRFSR, from the coding sequence ATGAAAAAAACATTTTTACTATTCTTTGCTTTTGCTATTTTGTTAGTTGCTGATGAAGCACATGAGATTATGCAAAAGGTTGACAATAATATTCGCGGTAAAAATATTTATATGAAAATAAACATGAAAGTGGTCTCTTTATTACATGAGAGAAATATGCAGATGGAGACTTGGTCGCAGGGTAGTAAAAAAAGTTTTGTTAAAGTTTTGTATCCGCCAAAAGACAAAGGGATTACTTTTTTAAGTCTTGACAATCAGATGTGGCAGTATGTTCCTAAAATAGAGAGAACTATAAAAATTCCACCATCCATGATGCTTCAAAAGTGGATGGGAAGCGATATAACTAACGATGATATGGTTAAGCAAAGCTCTATTGTAGATGATTATAACCCTAAGATAATTAAAAAAGATGGCAATATCGTGACTATGGAACTTATACCAAAAGAAGATGCTGCAGTAGTATGGGGAAAGATTGTATCTCAGATAGACACTTCAACCTATACCTCTAAAAAAGATATATTTTATGATGAGAATATAGAAGAAGTAAGAGTATTTATTTATAAGGATATTAAAAAGTATGGAGAGTATTATCTCCCTACATATTGGCGCGTTCAATCAGTAGATAAAACAGACAACTATACAGAGATAACTCTTGATAATGTAAAATATGATATGGATATTTCTGAGCAGTATTTTAAAAAAAGTGCGTTGAAGAGATTCTCTAGGTAA